A window of Lysobacter terrestris contains these coding sequences:
- the bioC gene encoding malonyl-ACP O-methyltransferase BioC produces MSELFDHRQVRRAFSRAAHHYDDAAALQREVGARLLESLDYYDERAQREAQGGKPRTPQVVLDVGCGPGHATAAMQQRWPKAQVLALDLALPMLQESKRNAGGWRPFKQRPQALCADARALPLADGSVDVLFSNLCLQWVEDLPAVFAGFRRVLKPDGLMVLSTFGPDTLWELHDAFAHADSAPHVSPFASIAQFGDALIAAGFKDPVLDRDTFRLQHDSLAGLMRELRTLGATNALSTRRRSLTGRERFRRAAEGYEALRRDGKLPATWEVISAHAWGPQPGTPIRVGGVDEVAVPVARIPIRRRG; encoded by the coding sequence ATGAGCGAACTGTTCGACCACCGCCAGGTCCGCCGCGCGTTCTCGCGCGCCGCACACCACTATGACGACGCCGCGGCACTGCAGCGCGAAGTCGGCGCGCGCCTGCTCGAATCGCTCGACTACTACGACGAGCGCGCGCAACGCGAAGCACAGGGCGGCAAGCCGCGCACGCCGCAGGTGGTGCTCGACGTCGGCTGCGGCCCCGGCCACGCCACCGCGGCGATGCAGCAGCGCTGGCCGAAGGCGCAGGTGCTCGCGCTCGACCTCGCCCTGCCGATGCTGCAGGAAAGCAAACGCAACGCCGGCGGCTGGCGCCCGTTCAAGCAGCGGCCGCAGGCGCTGTGCGCCGACGCGCGCGCCCTGCCGCTCGCCGACGGCAGCGTCGACGTGCTGTTCTCCAACCTGTGCCTGCAATGGGTCGAGGACCTGCCCGCGGTATTCGCCGGCTTCCGCCGCGTGCTGAAACCCGACGGGCTGATGGTGCTGTCGACGTTCGGGCCGGACACGCTGTGGGAACTGCACGATGCGTTCGCGCACGCCGACAGTGCGCCGCACGTGAGCCCGTTCGCTTCGATCGCGCAGTTCGGCGACGCGCTGATCGCCGCCGGCTTCAAGGATCCGGTGCTGGATCGCGACACGTTCCGCCTGCAGCACGATTCGCTGGCCGGACTGATGCGCGAACTGCGCACGCTCGGCGCCACCAATGCACTGAGCACGCGCCGGCGCAGCCTGACCGGACGAGAGCGCTTCAGGCGCGCCGCCGAGGGCTACGAAGCGCTGCGCCGCGACGGCAAGCTGCCGGCGACGTGGGAAGTGATCAGCGCGCACGCGTGGGGCCCGCAGCCGGGCACGCCGATCCGCGTCGGCGGCGTCGACGAAGTGGCGGTGCCGGTGGCGCGGATTCCGATCCGGAGGCGCGGATGA
- the bioH gene encoding pimeloyl-ACP methyl ester esterase BioH: protein MYVETRGQGPALALIHGWAMHGGLFAPLVERLQDRYTLHLVDLPGHGYARDDDTALVPETLAAELVARIPDAAWLGWSLGGQFALRAALDHPHAVRGLVMVASSPRFVVGEDWSHGVGAQLFRDFGDALAKDFRGTLEGFLALEALGSAHAQDELRSLRAQAFERGEPAARTLLEGLHLLDSLDLRSELPMLCVPSLWLSGRRDRLVPAGAMPAAAALARNARSVVIPHAGHAPFLGAADAVAHEIDTFLQQLA, encoded by the coding sequence ATGTACGTCGAAACGCGCGGGCAGGGTCCCGCGCTCGCCCTCATCCACGGCTGGGCCATGCACGGCGGCCTGTTCGCACCGCTGGTCGAACGCCTGCAGGACCGCTACACCCTGCACCTGGTCGACCTGCCCGGCCACGGCTACGCGCGCGACGACGACACCGCGCTGGTGCCGGAAACGCTCGCCGCCGAACTGGTCGCGCGCATCCCCGACGCCGCTTGGCTGGGCTGGTCGCTGGGCGGCCAGTTCGCACTGCGCGCCGCACTCGACCATCCGCACGCGGTGCGCGGCCTGGTCATGGTCGCGTCCTCGCCGCGCTTCGTCGTCGGCGAGGACTGGAGCCACGGCGTCGGCGCGCAGCTGTTCCGCGATTTCGGCGATGCATTGGCGAAGGATTTCCGCGGCACGCTGGAAGGCTTCCTCGCCCTGGAAGCGCTGGGCTCGGCGCATGCGCAGGACGAATTGCGCAGCCTGCGCGCGCAGGCGTTCGAACGCGGCGAGCCGGCCGCGCGCACGCTGCTGGAAGGCCTGCACCTGCTCGACAGCCTCGACCTGCGCAGCGAACTACCGATGCTGTGCGTGCCCAGCCTGTGGCTGTCGGGCCGCCGCGACCGCCTGGTACCCGCCGGCGCGATGCCGGCCGCGGCGGCGCTGGCGCGCAACGCGCGCAGCGTGGTGATTCCGCATGCCGGGCATGCACCGTTCCTCGGCGCGGCCGATGCGGTGGCGCACGAGATCGACACGTTCCTGCAGCAGCTGGCCTAG